The genomic region TACCGCGCTGCCGTCGCCCGGGCGCCGCCGCGCTTCTGCCCGTTCACCGCGGATGCCGCCGCCCCCACCGCACCGGAAAACGCTTGCGGCGGCCGGCTCATGCCATGACCCAGCCGGTTTCGCCAGTTGTTTTGGCGTGCCGGAATGTGCCCTGCCCACCTACTGAGACGGTCGTCACACTGTGTGGCGTACAACCGGATTCGGCCTGCTGGCGAGCAGCGGAAGCCGTGGCTGTGGGTAGGCGGAATGGTTACAAAAAGTGACCAATCCCGGTAAAGCCAGTGACAACGGATCAGGACGATGCTTACAGCGGTAACGACCTCACAACACACGCTGGGTCACGTTCGCTTGAACCCTCTAGCTGGGTCTAACCTGCGGGTGCTCGCGGCAATCGCGGGGGTCCGGGGATTCGCCGGACTATCCAGACATGGGAGGAACAGTGCACCAGCGTTCCGTAGTACGGGTCGGCGCGTCGCTGATCGTTGCGTCGTTGGCCCTGACTGCCTGCGGTTCACGCAGCGACGACAACGGTGGCGGGGGCTCCGGCGAAGCGACCAAGACAGCCAAGATCGGCGTGATCGCGCCGCTGTCCGGAGACTTGTCGGCACTTGGTCTGGGTATCCAGCACTCGGTCGAGCTGGCCGTGAAGCAGGCCAACGACTCCAACGCCATCCCGGGCTGGAAGCTCGAGGTCGCCGCCAAGGACGACGAGGCCAAGCCGGACGTCGGCAAGAACGCCGCCACCGCGCTCAGCTCCGACAAGGACGTCATCGGCGTCGTCGGCACGCTGAACACCAGCGTCAGCCAGCAGGTCCAGCCGGTGCTCGCGCCGAAGAACATCGTCCAGGTCTCGCCGGCCAACACCGGCCCGGGCCTGACCCAGGGCGCGAACTGGCAGAAGGACCCGAAGCGGCCGTACCCGACGTACTTCCGCACCTGCACCACCGACGCGGTCCAGGGTCCGTTCGCCGCTCGCTACCTCTACGAGACGGCCAAGATCACCAAGGTCGCCACGATCCACGACAAGAAGGCCTACGGTCAGGGCCTGGTCGGCACCTTCACCGAGGAGTTCAAGAAGCTGGGCGGTCAGGTCGTCGCGGCCGAGACCATCAACCCGGACGACGCGAACTTCCAGGCCGTGGTCTCCGCGGTCAAGCCGTCGGCCCCGCAGGCCGTGTACTACGGCGGCGAGTACCCGCAGGCCGGCCCGCTCTCGCAGCAGATGAAGGCCGCCGGCCTGAACGTCCCGCTGATGGGTGGCGACGGCATCTTCGACCCGAAGTACGTCCAGCTGGCCGGCAAGACCGCCCCCGGTGACCTGGCCACCTCGGTCGGCGCGCCGGTCGACTCGCTGGCGTCGGCCAAGAAGTTCGTCGAGGACTACAACGCGGAGAAGTTCGCCGAGCCGTACGCGGCGTACGGCGGCTACTCCTACGACGCGGCCAACGCGATCATCAACGCACTGAAGACCTCGCTGAAGGACGCCAACGACGTCGAGTCGGCCCGTGCGGCGACGGTCGAGGCCCTGGGCAAGGTTTCCTTCGACGGCGTGACCGGCAAGGTGGCCTTCGACCAGTACGGCGACACCACCTCCAAGGTCCTGACCGTCTACAAGGTCGACGCCGGCAAGTGGGCGACCGTGGAGACCAAGGACTTCGAGACCAAGTAGTCGACCTCATGACCCGGGGGTGGGACGTGATCCGTCCCGCCCCCGTGGCATGCCGGAAACCGAAGGTAGTTGGGAGGTCGACGTGGACCAGTTCCTTCAGCAGCTCGTGAACGGACTGACTCTCGGATCGCTGTACGCCCTGATCGCGGTCGGGTACACCGTCGTCTACGGCATCGTGCAGCTCATCAACTTCGCCCATGGCGAGGTCTTCATGATCGGCGCGTTCGGCGCGCTGACGACGTACTTGCTGTTCTTCGACGGTCAGACCAGCGTGTGGATCCTGCCGGTCATGATCGTCGGTGCCATGGTCGCCTCGGTGGGCACCGCGGTGCTGATGGAACGTGTCGCGTACCGTCCCCTGCGGAACGCGCCACGACTCGCACCGCTGATCACCGCGATCGGCATCTCCGTCTTCCTGCAGGAG from Kribbella flavida DSM 17836 harbors:
- a CDS encoding branched-chain amino acid ABC transporter substrate-binding protein; translated protein: MGGTVHQRSVVRVGASLIVASLALTACGSRSDDNGGGGSGEATKTAKIGVIAPLSGDLSALGLGIQHSVELAVKQANDSNAIPGWKLEVAAKDDEAKPDVGKNAATALSSDKDVIGVVGTLNTSVSQQVQPVLAPKNIVQVSPANTGPGLTQGANWQKDPKRPYPTYFRTCTTDAVQGPFAARYLYETAKITKVATIHDKKAYGQGLVGTFTEEFKKLGGQVVAAETINPDDANFQAVVSAVKPSAPQAVYYGGEYPQAGPLSQQMKAAGLNVPLMGGDGIFDPKYVQLAGKTAPGDLATSVGAPVDSLASAKKFVEDYNAEKFAEPYAAYGGYSYDAANAIINALKTSLKDANDVESARAATVEALGKVSFDGVTGKVAFDQYGDTTSKVLTVYKVDAGKWATVETKDFETK